One part of the Pandoraea faecigallinarum genome encodes these proteins:
- a CDS encoding ABC transporter ATP-binding protein, with translation MPAPIVSLRGVSKRFGERKVGVAGRLLERAGLAHRPAVVRAVDNVDLIVKPGEVVGLVGESGCGKSTLGRMLAGLLKPSSGEVQIHGRAAQSLSADEQRNARLKIQMIFQDPYASLNPRLRIDRIVGEGALVHGLTDRAGFDDYVSAQLQRAGLDPALRHRYAHQFSGGQRQRIGIARALAVNPDLLVCDEAVAALDVSIQAQILNLFMDLREQLRLTYVFISHDLGVVEHLSDRVVIMYLGRIVESAPVDEIFRRPNHPYTQALLAEIPRIDVRHKTFSAIRGEIPSPIAPPGGCHFHPRCPHAMPRCRTEVPTLRGVAIHHVSACHLNDQ, from the coding sequence CTGCCCGCACCCATCGTCTCGCTGCGCGGCGTGAGCAAGCGTTTCGGCGAGCGAAAGGTCGGTGTGGCGGGACGCCTGCTCGAACGCGCGGGCCTGGCTCACCGGCCCGCCGTCGTGCGCGCGGTCGACAACGTCGATCTGATCGTCAAGCCGGGGGAAGTCGTCGGTCTCGTGGGCGAGTCGGGCTGCGGCAAATCCACGCTCGGACGCATGCTCGCGGGGCTGCTCAAGCCGTCCTCGGGCGAAGTCCAGATCCATGGACGCGCGGCGCAGTCGCTGAGCGCGGACGAACAACGCAACGCCCGCCTCAAGATCCAGATGATTTTTCAGGATCCGTACGCGAGCCTGAACCCGCGCCTGCGCATCGACCGTATCGTTGGCGAGGGCGCACTCGTGCACGGGTTGACGGATCGTGCCGGCTTCGACGACTACGTCAGCGCGCAATTGCAGCGTGCGGGTCTCGACCCCGCATTGCGGCACCGCTATGCGCACCAGTTCAGCGGCGGACAGCGCCAGCGGATCGGCATCGCCCGTGCGCTGGCCGTGAATCCCGATCTGCTGGTGTGCGACGAAGCCGTGGCTGCGCTCGACGTCTCCATTCAGGCGCAAATTCTGAATCTGTTCATGGACCTGCGCGAGCAGCTTCGGCTCACGTACGTTTTCATCAGTCACGACCTCGGCGTGGTCGAGCATCTGTCGGATCGCGTAGTCATCATGTATCTCGGACGCATCGTCGAGAGCGCCCCGGTCGACGAAATTTTCCGTCGCCCGAACCATCCTTACACGCAGGCGCTGCTGGCGGAGATTCCGCGCATTGACGTGCGTCACAAGACTTTCTCCGCGATCCGCGGCGAAATCCCGAGCCCGATTGCGCCGCCAGGCGGCTGTCACTTCCATCCGCGATGTCCGCACGCCATGCCGCGATGCCGTACGGAAGTGCCGACGCTGCGCGGTGTGGCGATCCATCACGTCAGCGCGTGTCACCTTAACGATCAGTGA
- a CDS encoding ABC transporter substrate-binding protein, translating to MKRFLLSSLAAALLVTSAAASAQNSQTLRIAFADPLSSLDPQLNNHAGDRSVDLHFWDLLVENKWNKLQPGLAVSWKALDSKTWEFKLRPNVKWHDGQAFTAADVIYSYQRARNVPGSVATFAGYLRTIDTMSAPDPLTLVVKTRIPNPDLPLNLASVHIVSKHVGEKSNTDDYNAGRAVVGTGPFKYVSYTPGDRVEMVRNDSYWGGKPEWEKVDYRYINNGAARTAALLAGDVDVIDKVSASDIPRLKKAPNVTVYPYPGLRVMLLQPTFREGTNQYITDNAGKPLARNPLLDVRVRRALSLAINREAIVSRIMQGTASVANQWMPKDTFGYNPEVKDIPFDAAQAKKLLAEAGFPEGFKLTMHVPNDRYPQGPETAQAVAQFWTRIGVKTQVEVVPWAVYSSRANKNEYAMTMLAWGNGTGEASYALVNVLATVDAKKGLGASNWGHYSNPAIDKALDASTAEFDEGKREAILRQSVKVETDDVGTIPLYHYQNIWAARKGLKVTPFTSDRTVAMQVTKAAK from the coding sequence ATGAAACGCTTCTTGTTGTCCTCTCTGGCAGCCGCTTTGCTCGTCACGAGCGCAGCGGCGTCTGCCCAAAACAGTCAGACACTGCGCATCGCGTTTGCCGATCCGCTCTCGTCGCTCGACCCGCAGCTGAACAACCATGCGGGAGACCGTTCCGTCGATCTGCACTTCTGGGATCTGCTCGTCGAAAACAAGTGGAACAAGCTTCAGCCGGGCCTCGCCGTGTCGTGGAAAGCGCTCGATTCGAAGACGTGGGAGTTCAAGCTGCGCCCGAACGTGAAGTGGCACGACGGTCAGGCATTCACCGCCGCCGACGTCATCTACTCGTATCAGCGCGCGCGTAACGTGCCGGGCAGCGTGGCGACGTTCGCGGGCTACCTGCGCACGATCGACACGATGAGCGCGCCGGATCCGCTCACGCTCGTCGTCAAGACCAGGATTCCGAACCCGGATCTGCCGCTGAACCTCGCATCGGTGCACATCGTGAGCAAGCACGTGGGCGAGAAGTCGAACACGGACGACTACAACGCGGGCCGCGCCGTGGTCGGCACGGGGCCGTTCAAGTACGTTTCGTACACCCCGGGCGATCGTGTGGAGATGGTGCGCAACGACAGCTACTGGGGCGGCAAGCCGGAGTGGGAGAAGGTCGACTATCGCTACATCAACAACGGTGCAGCGCGTACTGCCGCCCTGCTCGCCGGCGACGTCGACGTGATCGACAAGGTGTCGGCGTCGGACATTCCGCGTCTGAAGAAGGCGCCGAACGTCACGGTGTACCCATACCCCGGTCTGCGCGTAATGCTGCTTCAGCCGACGTTCCGCGAAGGCACCAACCAGTACATCACCGATAACGCCGGCAAGCCGCTCGCCAGGAACCCATTGCTCGACGTGCGCGTGCGTCGTGCGCTCTCGCTGGCCATCAACCGCGAAGCGATCGTCTCGCGCATCATGCAGGGCACGGCCAGCGTGGCCAACCAATGGATGCCGAAGGATACGTTCGGCTACAACCCGGAAGTGAAAGACATTCCGTTCGACGCCGCGCAGGCCAAAAAGCTGCTGGCTGAGGCCGGTTTCCCGGAAGGCTTCAAGCTGACGATGCACGTGCCGAACGACCGTTACCCGCAAGGTCCCGAAACGGCACAGGCCGTCGCGCAGTTCTGGACGCGCATCGGTGTGAAGACACAAGTGGAAGTGGTGCCCTGGGCGGTGTATTCGAGCCGCGCGAACAAGAACGAGTACGCCATGACGATGCTTGCATGGGGTAACGGCACGGGAGAAGCGAGCTACGCGCTCGTGAACGTGCTGGCAACCGTCGACGCGAAGAAGGGTCTCGGAGCGTCGAATTGGGGCCACTACAGCAACCCGGCCATCGACAAGGCGCTCGACGCGTCGACGGCCGAGTTCGACGAGGGCAAGCGCGAAGCGATCCTGCGTCAGTCGGTGAAGGTGGAGACGGACGACGTCGGCACGATCCCGCTGTATCACTACCAGAACATCTGGGCCGCGCGTAAGGGCCTGAAGGTGACGCCGTTCACGAGCGATCGCACCGTTGCGATGCAAGTGACGAAGGCCGCCAAGTAA
- a CDS encoding acyl-CoA thioesterase/bile acid-CoA:amino acid N-acyltransferase family protein: MTSSHTSSLILTATPADALIDVPRHLVVRGAAPGAHVTLTARTARAGGVVWHAHATFVADADGVVDASRDAPVSGSYRGVSAMGLVWSQVPEDGKSRDVFPQPVIAPLVTTVIAQVSHAGTAALAGDDAAASHAHPVPGNTSSVSFTQRLAADGVTRRDVREDGLAGTLYLPPGDGPHPAVMVLNGSGGGINEPRAALYASRGYAAFALGYFKGPGLPDYISNTPLEYFKRGMDWLRRTVRPAHDFVALSGQSRGGELVLLLGATFPDAVSAVIGYVPSALIHSAQNACDPAIGREGLTWLLGGKPLPHIWENNRTASWAPFDEGPPPHRHANAMLTALDDADAVERARIPVEKIRGPVMLLSAGDDGSWPSSLYSRMVTERLAAHGHPHAVEHLDFDHAGHAIVFPYVPTTQLVYAHPVSGKISTGGGEPDANAFADERSWAAVQAFLAQAVAARAPSQGQS, translated from the coding sequence ATGACGTCATCGCATACTTCGTCGCTGATATTGACGGCGACGCCCGCCGACGCCCTGATCGATGTGCCGCGTCACCTCGTGGTGCGCGGCGCGGCGCCCGGGGCGCACGTCACGCTCACCGCCCGCACCGCGCGGGCCGGCGGCGTGGTGTGGCACGCGCATGCCACGTTCGTGGCGGACGCCGACGGCGTCGTCGATGCCTCGCGCGACGCACCGGTGAGCGGGAGCTATCGCGGCGTGTCCGCGATGGGCCTCGTCTGGTCGCAGGTGCCGGAAGACGGCAAGAGCCGCGATGTGTTCCCGCAACCGGTCATCGCTCCGCTCGTAACGACGGTTATCGCGCAGGTGAGTCACGCAGGTACAGCGGCTCTCGCAGGCGACGACGCAGCCGCGTCGCACGCGCATCCGGTGCCCGGGAACACGTCGTCGGTATCGTTCACGCAACGGCTTGCCGCCGACGGCGTGACGCGGCGTGACGTGCGGGAAGACGGGCTCGCGGGCACGCTGTACCTGCCGCCGGGCGACGGGCCGCATCCCGCCGTCATGGTCCTCAACGGCTCGGGCGGCGGGATCAACGAACCGCGTGCGGCGTTGTATGCGTCGCGTGGCTATGCGGCGTTTGCCCTCGGCTACTTCAAGGGCCCCGGGCTTCCCGACTACATCTCCAACACGCCGCTCGAATATTTCAAGAGGGGCATGGACTGGTTGCGGCGCACCGTGCGTCCGGCCCATGACTTCGTGGCGCTCTCGGGGCAGTCGCGTGGCGGCGAGTTGGTGCTGCTGCTCGGTGCGACATTCCCCGACGCCGTCTCGGCTGTCATCGGTTACGTGCCGAGCGCACTGATCCACAGTGCGCAGAACGCCTGCGATCCGGCCATCGGCCGTGAAGGCCTGACGTGGCTGCTCGGCGGCAAGCCGCTGCCGCACATCTGGGAAAACAACCGGACGGCGTCGTGGGCGCCGTTCGACGAAGGACCACCACCGCATCGTCACGCCAACGCGATGCTGACCGCGTTGGATGACGCGGACGCCGTCGAGCGCGCCCGCATCCCCGTCGAAAAGATCCGTGGGCCGGTGATGTTGCTGTCTGCCGGAGACGATGGCTCGTGGCCATCGAGCCTTTACTCGCGAATGGTGACGGAGCGGCTCGCGGCGCATGGACATCCGCACGCGGTCGAGCATCTCGACTTCGACCATGCGGGGCATGCCATCGTGTTCCCGTACGTGCCCACGACGCAGCTCGTGTATGCCCATCCCGTCTCCGGCAAGATCAGCACCGGCGGCGGCGAACCGGACGCCAACGCCTTTGCCGACGAGCGTTCGTGGGCGGCGGTGCAGGCATTCCTCGCGCAGGCTGTCGCCGCGCGCGCCCCATCACAAGGACAATCATGA
- a CDS encoding CMD domain-containing protein — protein sequence MTVSTQYDIANDLVDRVAGLAPGSATHTLRHARDKVAAATQGSYEGLFDPALEGITLVERLLVALYASRLTPSASLVAHYRAALAEHDVDAVQLKAVESGSPEDVADARLRAILTFTKTLIENPVAGDKAALHKLPAAGLTTPAVVALAQLIAFLSYQTRLVAGLQALKQLAPREVTA from the coding sequence ATGACCGTCAGTACTCAATACGATATCGCCAACGATCTCGTCGACCGTGTCGCTGGTTTGGCGCCGGGCTCGGCAACGCATACGTTGCGTCACGCGCGCGACAAGGTTGCCGCCGCCACGCAGGGAAGCTACGAAGGGCTGTTCGATCCAGCGCTGGAGGGTATTACGCTCGTGGAGCGTTTGCTCGTCGCGTTGTACGCGAGCCGGTTGACGCCGTCTGCGTCTCTCGTCGCGCACTATCGCGCGGCGTTGGCCGAGCATGACGTCGACGCTGTGCAGTTGAAGGCTGTCGAATCCGGTTCGCCGGAGGATGTGGCCGATGCGCGGTTGCGCGCAATCCTGACGTTTACGAAGACGCTGATCGAGAACCCGGTGGCTGGCGACAAGGCCGCGTTGCACAAGCTACCGGCCGCGGGTCTGACGACACCGGCGGTCGTCGCATTGGCGCAACTGATTGCGTTCCTGTCGTATCAGACGCGTCTGGTCGCGGGTCTGCAAGCCCTAAAACAACTGGCGCCTCGGGAGGTGACGGCATGA
- a CDS encoding peroxidase-related enzyme — MSEIIRSHGFTNESLDWDAWLDVVELDKATPEQVAVLEESHPKAKTSDYYLFLVHQPEILRQRSAAFNAIMYAPGGMPRAERELSTTVVSRINGCVYCASVHAQRFEQLAKRNDVIREVFDDPRTAGTTPREKAIAQFSIALTETPGEVRPAQLQTLRDVGLTDAEILDLIHSIAIFAWANRLMLNLGEPVFPGTVAA; from the coding sequence ATGAGCGAAATCATCCGTTCGCATGGATTCACCAACGAATCGCTCGACTGGGATGCCTGGCTCGACGTGGTCGAACTCGACAAGGCGACGCCGGAGCAGGTAGCGGTGCTGGAGGAGAGTCATCCGAAAGCGAAGACGTCGGATTATTACCTCTTCCTCGTGCATCAGCCCGAGATCCTTCGTCAACGCTCGGCGGCGTTCAACGCAATCATGTATGCGCCGGGTGGCATGCCGCGTGCGGAGCGCGAGCTGTCGACGACGGTTGTGTCGCGAATCAATGGGTGCGTGTATTGCGCGTCGGTGCATGCGCAACGTTTCGAGCAATTGGCCAAGCGCAACGACGTGATCCGCGAAGTGTTCGACGATCCGCGCACGGCCGGTACGACGCCGCGTGAGAAAGCCATTGCGCAGTTCTCGATTGCGTTGACGGAGACACCTGGCGAGGTACGTCCGGCGCAATTGCAGACGCTGCGCGACGTTGGACTGACGGACGCGGAAATCCTCGATCTGATTCATTCCATCGCCATTTTCGCCTGGGCGAATCGGTTGATGCTCAATCTCGGGGAGCCAGTGTTTCCCGGGACCGTGGCAGCCTGA
- the aac(6') gene encoding aminoglycoside 6'-N-acetyltransferase yields MTLNSVTIHPVESRDVARWGSLRHRLWPHASPTEHEREIMEMLSEPNRYAAFIAISQEGRTVGFAEASIRRDYVNGCDTSPVLFLEGVYVAPDARRRGIAKALFKRVEHWGTLRGCEEFASDTDVANTDVQALHRALGFEETERVVFFRKRTLKSTSA; encoded by the coding sequence ATGACGCTCAATTCGGTCACCATCCATCCTGTCGAATCCCGTGATGTAGCCCGTTGGGGCTCGCTCAGGCACCGCCTCTGGCCCCACGCGTCGCCGACCGAACATGAACGGGAGATCATGGAGATGCTGTCGGAGCCGAATCGCTATGCGGCGTTCATCGCGATCTCGCAGGAAGGTCGGACGGTGGGATTTGCCGAGGCATCGATACGACGCGATTACGTCAACGGGTGCGACACGTCGCCGGTGCTGTTTCTTGAAGGCGTTTACGTCGCACCCGATGCTCGCCGTCGGGGCATCGCGAAGGCGCTATTCAAAAGGGTCGAGCACTGGGGCACCCTGCGTGGATGCGAAGAATTCGCCTCGGATACCGATGTGGCCAACACTGACGTCCAAGCATTGCACCGGGCACTCGGCTTCGAGGAGACCGAACGCGTGGTGTTCTTCCGAAAGCGCACGCTAAAAAGTACGTCCGCTTGA